CGTAagctccccaccaccaccccgcGCCCAGTGCAGCTACCCGCCTGAATGAAGGCAGCTCCTGGGACATGAGAGGTGTGAGGAGTTGGGGGAAGATCCAGGGAAGTCAGCTGCTTTGTATTTGGATTTGTGGGATGTAATGGGCTTGGCAGGAAGGGTGGGGCCTGAACTGGTATCCTGCAGAGAAATGCTTCTATATCCATCTGTTACCTCCTTGCCCTCTGTCTTCCCAGTGCTAAGCCCATCTGGTCTTCCTTGCATGCTTTTCTATGCTCTGATGGTAAGTCAAATCCTTTAAGTGAACCCGACATTGGAAACAAATCAGTTTAATTAAAGTCTCTCTGCTGAGATAACGTAGTGACTGCTAGGATTCCAGCTATTTAACTAGAATCTAAATAGTCAagagttcctctttttctttccctcgtGAGCAGAGTGAGTCACCGCTCTGTGGGTGGAACTGTGCCATAAGGCCATTCAATCACTCCTGGACTAGCTGTTGGTAACTAGACTGGGAATCATTTCTACACAAGGAATCCTGCGGTGGTTGTGCTGCTGTGTAGGGAGAGCTGCCTCCTGGGACATCCATGCAGGGATTCAGAAGGCCACCAGCATGGCTACCTCTGAATCTCAGAAGTGAATAGGTTCTAGCTAATAAATGATCAGCTCTCCTGTGCGTGGAAGCAGCTCTGCAGTCCACCACACGTAAGCACAGTGCACGGAAAATGGGAAGACAGCTTCTTCAGAAGCCCAGGATGTAGGAAGGAGCCAGGACTGGAGAGGggtccctttcttccttcccactgGTCCTGTCCCCCGGAAGACACCTGTGGAGACACTGTGCACCATAGGCATGCACTCACGGGAGGCAGGGAGGTTCCCCTGGGCAACACACACGAGagccctgtgtgtgtgcacaaatgCCTCTTGTTAACCTGAAAGAAATCGCTACTGAGGGAAAgactaagacttcaaaagaatttGCTTTTCCCGCGAACTCGGCACTGTGGAGCCTGCCTTTCAAGGCTTGATGAACTCTAGTCCTCTTGTAAAAGGCTAATGTGTCCATTGCCACTGAAATACAATAATAGCAGCTTAAAATCCACAATTAGTCACACAACCGAACAACAGGCAACGGGATACATGTTACACTGCACGGGAAGGAGACCTACATTGCAGAAGGGGACACTGTGAGATTCAAGGCGGAACACAAGGTAACAGTTTGATCTGGCTTCGGAAAAGGAGGCCACATCTTAACTTTCTCATTTTACTCAAACAGGAGAGTGGTTTGTTTTGCTGGTAATTTAGTAAGGTGGGAAGTCTTAAATAAGAAGGGGAAAGGGAGCGCTTACTTCACTTAAAGAACTTAATCTCTGTGTCAACACAGTCATAGAAAAGGTCCCCCACTTCTGCAGGGTCCAGGGGCCCGGAGCTGGTCAGGATTTCTTCCATGGCTTCCAGGCCTTGCTTCTCCAGCTCCAGCATGGTGCTCCTCAGCTTGCGACCTTGCTCCTGAGGAAGGACACGATGGCTTTAGGTGTCAGCAAAACAGCGGGGGGCATTGCAGCAGACACTGAAAGCCTCTAGGGGGCCAGCTGGCTTCCTGCTCAAGGTCCTGTCCTCCTCACACTCCGTTTCTCACACGACTGCTGCAGGGATTGTTCTAGAATGCCAGTGTGGTTATGTCACTGCCTGACTTAGAACACTTGCACAGCTTCCTGCTGCCTTTAGGACAAAGCTCAGATCCCAGAGTGACACTGAGGGAATGCTTCCCCTGCATCTCCCTACTCCTCAGCTGGACTGAATTCACTGCAGCCCTCTGGCCTCTGATGCTGTCTCGCCCCTGCACAGGTGGCCCTGCCCTCTGGAGGGCCGTCCCCTTCCTCAGCGCTTGGTCGACGTGCACCCATCTTCAGTCTCCTTGCAAAGCCTCTCCTCTTCCCCGCACAGTGCCACACCGTTCCCCCTGCCATGGGCGCTGTCTCCCACCTTGTGCTGGCTTGCCTCTGTAGCTGTGGTCCCTTGGATGGGAACCGGGCTCATTTCTATCCTCCAGTGACTGGGAGGGCACTCTCAAAAAATGttcattgaatgaaaaaaaaaaaaaaaaacatggatcAATGAATAAACAGGTGCCATGTCTCTCCCCTGTTCactctttttctgagatggtgaGTTCACTTCTTCCATGGGACTCACTCATTTACAGCAGATGATAGTGAAAGCTTCCATTTGCCCCACGAGTCCCAGAACTGAGAAGCTGCTCTCACCACCCGCCCACCACTGCGCCACGCAGCGTCCCGTGACTCCACCTGAGAGTCGTTTCTAAATTTCAAAACCCACCAGCCTCAGCAGTCTCATCTCTGTGAACACACAGCCCTTTCTACCTCTTCATTCAAATTAACCAAATATCCACCACACAGCGACAGTTTTCATCTACGGGGGGCTTACGGCCATCCACCAAGAACATAAGCACCGTCAGGAGCTACTGTGGACAGCCCTGGAGAAAGCGCAGTTGAATGCAGTGGCAGCATGCATGCTTGCGATCTTCTGCCAGGCTTTGCAGGCTGGTGGGGAGAAGAGATGTAAAATACCTGGGCGACCTTTACGAGTCTAATGGTCTCTTCTGTGGAAGAGCAGGCCAAGCTCTCAGAAAAGTGAGACAGCCCTTCTCAGAGATGCTGTCTGCATTCATCTGGATGGACTGCTTGGGTTTCCCTCTTGATACCCTTTTTCTATAGTCCACCATGTCAAATGCAAGAGGCTCACCCCATCCACAGCACCAATTTATACAAAAAGTCCTCCTTTTGGGCCCTTCAGGCCAATTTGGACCTACCTATTAAAAGCGGTTACATAAATAGTTCAGGAAAACTGATGAGTGTCTAACAAACacattccttcttcctctcttcagCAAAATACAGGCTTGAATTTTATATCAAGTCCATCAGGGGTGGCTGCTGTGGACACACTGGGTGCTGTGGAACGTGCTTTGGGGGGTTTTCTTGTTTGAACTGATGACTTATCACTTTATTAACAAAAGGCATGAGACTGGGGAGAGCTGCACTTTGAAGGATtactacttcttttttaaaactaggaatatgaggctgggcgtggaggctcatgcttgtaatcccagcactttgggaggcagaagcaggcggatcgcttgagctcaggagttcaagaccagcctggccaacatggtgaaaccctgtccctactaaaaatacaaaaaaaaaaaataaaagaatattttataaaactgagTTTGGACTATAATATTACTTTTgtattataacataaaatttaccatttaaaaactttaaaacgtACAGTTCAGTGCATTAAACtcattcacaatgttgtatgACCAGCACCACcagccatctccagaacttttttgaAACAACATATCAttgtatctttaaataaaatgttgccaGCAAATACAACTTTTTACCCCTGAaagtacataaataattttacacaGTATGTAACAGTTATCCCTACTGTACTGCATATTCCTATTATTCCTATGTAAACAGTAAATGTAAGTAAGATACTCAGCCTGCTGAGTTCCAGAGTAACGTGAGAAGGAGAAGCTTTGTCTTAATTTGGTTTCAAGAGCCTGGGCAGGAAAATGAACACCAGCTTTCTAGGAAAGGCCCCAGGAACCTGGCCTCTGGGAGGAGCCTGGCCACACTGGATGGGTGGGGGGGGTCTCGCTTGTCATCtgcttccctgcctccttcctcgcTGACCTCgcccgcccgcctccgcctccgtgGCCCTCGTGCAAGCTCACCTGATCACTTTCGAGGATGGCACGTGCCCACTCGTGGGCTTTGTACAGCTCATGCCGGCGGTCTGGCTTCTCCTGGAACCGAGGCTCCTTTTTGGCAGGGTCGTCATCCCCAAAACAGGGAGACTGTGTTTTGGGGACAAGTTTTACGTCATCCACAAAGATGAAAGGCTTGAATATGGAtctggagaggaaggagaggcacTTCAGCCAGGCAGAGGTTAGGGCCCAGGAACAGCCAGAGACTATccttttattcagcaaacattgcCCAAGCCAACTTGTGGGAGGTGGTGGGTGATGGGTGTGggtgatgggtgggtgggtggtgggtggtgggtgtgggtgatggctgggtgggtggtgggtgaTGGGTGTGggtgatgggtgggtgggtggtgggtggtgggtgtgggtgatgagtgggtgggtgggagcCAGGAGAGACATAACTGCATGTTTTAGTCGCTATTTTAGTAAAACTAGCAGTCATTTACAAGCTGCAAATTCCTCTACTTACAGTAAAGAGACATCAAAACAGACTTCCTTtgttctgaaccatttgagaggACTCTTTTAGCAATAAAAAGTGAGGCAAACAGTGTTCTGAGACACGGTGCAAGGAGCCATCTAGCTGAGCAAgaggtttgcctttttttttatttttttattttttaaaccgtGGTCTGAGAAGCAGCCTCTAGGAAAGGAAGGGTCTTTtggtttggatttgtttttagtttcttctgaggTTCTACCTTACTGAAAAATCTATGGACTATCTCTGACAGACCCAAGGAGGGCACAGAGTAAGAAAGATGACAGAAGAGGCCTTGGAGGGTGCGCACCACACAGAAGTCCGGTTGTGTGAGAGAGCTAGCACAGGGCACAGCAGGTAGCTAATGCCCTCTGGCTCTCTTCAATTCAGTTCTCAAGCAGGATGGATGTTATCTTCAGGAAAATGGCTGTGCGcatgcctgcatgtgtgtgtacttGTGCAAGTCTAGGAcacatcaccacacacacacacacacgagagccACGCATATAAACAGCTGTGGCCTGGGATCCCAGGCCAACAGGGTGAGGGGCCAATACAGCTGACTGTAACACCGGGGAGACAGCCTTATCCCACCCTCCCTACACCCAGAGGAAACACTGCTGGATGAGAGGGCTGCACCCGGCAGGCATGGGCACCTCTGGGTCCCAAGGATTGCCTGTTTTCAGCTGTACCATGCGGCAGCACCTGCAATAACAGCAGGAGAGAAGGAACTCCCCATACGTGCCCCATATGTACAGGCTAGATTTGTCAGATTtggacatttttttctcctctcaacAGGTGCACTGTGGCTCATCCTGGGTACCTCAAGTGGGCTAGAGGTGAGCTATGATGTTGATTCCCTCAGCCCTGGGGCATCTGGGGCTTGAGGAAGCCAAGGCAGCCTTGCCAGTGTGCCACACAGGTATTAATATTTTCAggtatgggccaggtgtggtggctcacacctgtaatcccagcattttggcaggctggggaaggcagatcacttgaggtcaggagttcgagactagcctggccaacatggtaaaaccccgtttctattaaaaattttttaaaaattagccagatgtggtgcagtgctcctgtaatcccagctactcaggaggttgagatgggagaatcgctggaacctgggaggcagaggctacagtgagccgagatcatgccattgcactccagcctgggtgactgagcgagactctgtctcaaaaacaaacaaaacaaacaaacaaaaactatattcAGGTATGCCATGACCTGAAAAGGGACTGGAAGCCAGTAACCCTTGCTACCCAATTTTGTTCTTGGACTTGCAGCAACAGTATTGGCTACAGAACCTCAGGCCCCACCCTgtcctgctgaatcagaatccgCATTTTTAATAAGATCCCTGTGGATTCATGACATATCCAAGTCTGAAGagcactactaaaaacacaacagtAATGAGATGTACCCTCTTAGGTTAGCTTTCTGATGTTGCCATGGGACAGGAGTCtcaagtgagaaaagaaagacacTGATCACAATATGCAAAATTGGGGCCCAGACTAATTTAATTTCAGTATTAAAAGCAGTAAGACCTTCGTACCCCAAGTTGGTAAACTGAGTGGTACTAGTTGAGGACTAGTGTCAAGTACTCTGCTGTTCTCTATAGGTGACGTAAATATAATTGGAGACTGGGCCCATCCTCCAATCCACTGGGAAGCACAAGGCATGCCAGGCTGCGCCCACCTGCTCAAAGTCAAGCCCTGCCAAGAACCTTCCCTCCCCAGCCATCATCAAAAGAAGTCCCCCCTAAAGACACAGGGGAACTATCCTTGCACAGAAGGAACACACACTTCCACTTCCTACAGCCCTTGAAAATAAATGATTGCTCCACCCCTCCACTGAGTGTTGAATGAATGGCTGTTGaatatgaaaaaggaattattgCAAAACCTAAAACTGTTTAAACCAATTTTGACTACATGAAATTGAATTCTCTAATTGGTGAGTCAGTTGATTCTGCAAAAGGGCTGCAGATGGAGCGCTCACTGAAAGAGGGCAATGgagcagtggggaggaggagggccaGGAGAGAGCACGCCTAGTCATCCACAACCAGCTGCCTCCAGGCTACCTCTGGGCTCTGACAGCAGGACTGCCTCACAATAGGCAGGCATCCTACCCTTCAGGACCAGACAGCACTAGGGGTTTCCTGGGAAGTCAGTGCATGTCACACCAGCAGCATCAGCCTCCTTGGCTGGCACAGAGACCCTTCAGTGGTGGACAGGCCCGCGGCTCCCGCCCAGCAGCCCAGTCAGCTTGGTTCTCATCTTCTCAGCTCCAGGGCCCTGCGCTGGGCAGAACTGGGCAGAGCCAAGACTCCCACCTGGGCTGGTAGGCTTCACAGTGGGGCTGGTGCAGGCTCAACACCTGGCAGCCAAGGGAACTGCGACCACGCCCTCCAGCGGAGCCCACTGAGCAGGCACCATGCAATGCTACTTCATTCAATCCCCATGCCACTCCAAAGCCCACTCCAAACCCAATGGGAGCGGTATCTTTATCAGGAAACCTGCCATTTCACCCCTAAAACCTCAGTGCTTCCCTTACTGCGCATCTCAGGTCTCTTCTGACACAGAACCCCTTGGGAAAGCCATGCCAAGAAGTGAGGGAAGGGAACAGCCTGGCAGCACCGCTGGGCGGAGCCACCTCCCGCAGGGCAGGGCAGGTAACTGGGCTGGGACTTGGAAGGGGGGTGTGAGTCCCCGCTCTGCCTCCGACCCACTGTGGGCCCATGGTTTTCCCTCTGTGGCTCTCGTCTGACTACAGTGATCTCAACAGTCCCTCCCAACTTCAActagtttatttctatttctgtcatgAAGCTTGTAAACTGGTGATGCCAGCTTCAGTAAGCTCATGCTGACCACAGTCACGGTCTTCTGTATCCAATAGAGGATAAATGCCTAGTAAAAACTCAGAATGCCCTATGTGATGTCACCTTAAACCCACCCCAAGCTCACTGGAATGGAGAAGTTAATCAATGAGGGTGTCTGGTGGCTTTTCTAAGAGAAGAGATACCATAAGTTTGTCCCTCTCATCTAGccattttagtttaaaaagaatacataataaatatgagGAGGTTCCCAAAATATTCTAAAGCAGCCAAAGCTCTCCAAAGATTTTTTCAAAGTTTAGTATATtcaactaataaaaaatataaagcctAAATGTATTGAGGTGGTTAAAAGCTTgagattgaataaataaataaggatatctaaaaaataataactacatgaaatattaacaaaaattattGCTGATAATAATTgcaatattaatatttgtttaaacCAGGATGTGGAAATTATCTATAATTCAGGTTTTATCATTTGTGTCTATGTACCCAGAAAAGGGGAACGGGGGTAACTCAGTGGTTCCCAAACGTTTTGATTTCTTGGCAATCTTTACAGAAAAACACACTTAGAATTCCAAATAGGTAAGGAGATACTCTGACATTTTCCCACAGGTGAGCCACAGATGGTAGCTTCTTAAATGCTACTTGAATTAATAAAAGCCCGTTAACAGATACACCCACTGTCTCTACCACGTACAATTAGCAGATACACccaaccgtgcccagcccacctgACCAGGATGAGGCCCACTTCATCACACGCATGGGATGCCCCCGAGTGTCCCGCGGACGGCTTGGATGCGGAACACAACTGAAAAGGCTCCAGAAGGCTGATTCCGCCTCTGTCCTCAGGGCTGACTCTCAGACCGACCTTTGGAAAAGTCACCAAACCCTGGGTTGGGAATTTGCCCCAGTCACTCAGCCTTCTGTGGTGTGGTGTGACAGGAATACAAGCTGATGGGCCCAAAAGGACAGAGTGCTTCCAATGGCGAGGCGTAGCCCAGCAACCAGTTCATGAGGAGGTTCAGAGCTGGCTGAGCTACTTTAAAGGGACCTTGTGAGGTGCAGTTAAACTAATGAGACCACGAGCAACACTAAAGGAAGCCTCCCTTCAGCCTTCAGCTCTCACGAAGACGAATCTAAGGGCTGAGGCACACAGTCCCATGACACGATGCACAGCGTGGCCTTGCAAGCTCCGTTGCAGAGATCTGCAGAATTTTAGCCTTGAGTGACAATGTGAGGCACAGCCAAGAAACATACTCCACTGGACACACCGTTCCCTCATCTGTCCCTTTTTCCCTCTAAAGCCTTGTGAGGGAGGCAGCATGCCAATGcaaaaaaactattttccaatcatttgttttctcattttggaaGAACAGCAATATTATCATGAAAATCTCTAACATTTTATAGCACAGCATAATTCTCAAAGCATCTGCATTCAATTCTCATGGTactcttattcattcattcattcattcagcaaatatgtgtTGAGTCCTGGCGGAGTACCAGATGCTGTTCTAGGTactagggatacagcagtgaacaaagaaGGGCAAACATTTctgtcccattttacatatgagatgACTGAGGCTCACAGAAGCTAAGTGCTTTGTCCAAAATCACATTCCTACTAAGTGGCAGATCTAGAAGTAAATTCAGATCTAAATGCAAGGTCAGTTTTCCCCACTACCTCTCACTCTTATATTCTTCTGTTAGTTTTTCCATACACCTTGCACtactgcagaaaaataaaatacttcttgtgctttagaatttataatttaatatcagTGGCTAGCCAACAGTGTTGTCCTCAAACATGGCTCTGCTCTTACTGAAGATGCAGAAATTCTCTAAACAACAAACAGGCTGATCCTGTGACCTGGAGTTCCTGGCAAATCTACCGAGGAGAGTTAGCACAGAAAGAACAACACATAAACCCCTGTTCAGAGGAAGCTGCCTACATTTGAACCAATCTCAAATAAACCTGCAATACCAAGTTTCTCTCAAAAACGCAGGTGCCCCTCAGAGTGGTTCATCTATGTTTATTCCAGCTTCACTGTGAGAGACTTTAATCATAGAGTCAAAGTCACACCTGGGTCCCATAAACATACACACTTtctatgtgcccacaaaaattaaaataaaccaaaaaaaaaaaaaaacgtttaaAGTCACACCTGGCTGAAAGCAGAACTAATCCATGAAGGGAGTTTCCATTTTAAAGGGAAAGAGAACCAGTACTTTTGAAGCACTGAACAGCCTTAAGGATGGTGGGCTGGATTCAGAGGCTCTGGGAAGTTTCGAAAAGTCAGACGTGTAGGACAGAGAGAGGAGACGACTGGTGTTGGAAGAATTCAGAATGGAATTGGAGGGGTAGCCACCACGTAGCCTAGGGCCTTCAGCTCTGTGTCTATCTGTGCAGGCTGTGCCCCACGTGGCTCCAAAGGCTGCATCAGTCATGCTGACCAAGGCTCATAATGTTTGCTCCAGTAATAAAAAGCTGTTTCTGACATTTGAATTATCTAGATGGTAATGTCTTGGCCATTTTAACTTCTCAATTTAACTTCTCAAGATTAGTACagtggcccagcactttgggaggcagaggcaggtggatcacctgaggtcaggacttcgagaccagcctggccaacatggtgaaaccccatctctactaaaaataaaaaattagccgggtgtggtagtgggtgcctatagtcccagctactcaggaggctgaagcaggagaattgtttgaacccaggaggcggaggttgcagtgagccaagatcgcgccactgcactccagcctaggtaacagagtgagactccatctcaaaaaagagaaaaaaagatgagtacactgagaggagaagaggaagaaacaaagaaaacgcAAACATAAGTAaggaggtg
This window of the Papio anubis isolate 15944 unplaced genomic scaffold, Panubis1.0 scaffold148, whole genome shotgun sequence genome carries:
- the LOC116272663 gene encoding secernin-1-like is translated as MDAEHPELRSYAQSQGWWTGEGEFNFSEVFSPVEDHLDCGAGKDSLEKQEESITVQTMMNTLRDKASGVCIDSESFLTTASGVSVLPQNRSAPCIHYFTGTPDPSRSIFKPFIFVDDVKLVPKTQSPCFGDDDPAKKEPRFQEKPDRRHELYKAHEWARAILESDQEQGRKLRSTMLELEKQGLEAMEEILTSSGPLDPAEVGDLFYDCVDTEIKFFK